In a single window of the Alphaproteobacteria bacterium LSUCC0684 genome:
- a CDS encoding UDP-glucose/GDP-mannose dehydrogenase family protein, with product MKITIIGTGYVGLVSGACFSEFGFHVTCVDKDSDKIERLKNGEIPIYEPGLEDLVARNAAAGRLDFTMDLAASVARADAVFIAVGTPARRGDGHADLSYVYAAAREIAEHLSGYTVVVTKSTVPVGTGRKVASILAEANPDADVDVASNPEFLREGSAITDFMRPDRVVVGTDSARARDVMRELYRPLYLLETPILFTSLETSELIKYAANAFLAVKISYINQMADLCEKVGADVHDVSKGMGLDKRIGGKFLHPGPGYGGSCFPKDTLALVKTAEDFNASVSIVEDVVRYNDARKKSMAARVIAAAGGDVSGKVIAILGLAFKPETDDMRDSPSLDMIPLLMEAGASINAYDPAAMEQAAPLLPKDVNYCKSALETVSSADITVIVTEWNEFRALAPADLASAMRGDIVVDLRNIYDPAALGRAGLMVSNIGRPQQV from the coding sequence ATGAAAATTACCATTATTGGAACGGGATATGTCGGGCTTGTCTCGGGCGCATGTTTCTCTGAGTTTGGATTTCATGTCACCTGTGTAGACAAGGACAGCGACAAGATCGAACGCCTTAAAAATGGTGAGATTCCCATCTACGAACCTGGTCTTGAGGATCTTGTTGCCCGTAACGCCGCCGCTGGCAGGCTTGATTTCACCATGGATCTGGCGGCATCTGTTGCGCGTGCCGATGCGGTATTCATTGCCGTGGGCACGCCGGCACGTCGAGGCGACGGGCACGCGGATCTGAGCTATGTCTACGCCGCGGCAAGGGAGATCGCCGAACATCTCTCTGGCTATACGGTTGTGGTGACCAAATCCACCGTGCCGGTTGGAACGGGCCGGAAGGTCGCGTCCATTCTGGCTGAGGCCAATCCCGATGCTGATGTGGATGTCGCCTCCAATCCTGAATTTCTGCGGGAGGGCTCCGCCATCACCGATTTCATGCGCCCGGACCGCGTTGTTGTCGGCACCGACAGCGCGCGGGCGCGTGACGTCATGCGGGAGTTGTATCGTCCGCTCTATCTTCTTGAAACGCCAATCCTGTTCACCAGTCTTGAGACATCTGAACTTATCAAATACGCCGCCAACGCCTTTCTTGCGGTCAAGATATCCTATATCAACCAGATGGCGGACTTGTGCGAAAAAGTCGGTGCTGATGTGCATGATGTATCGAAAGGCATGGGGCTTGATAAGCGGATCGGGGGGAAGTTTCTCCATCCCGGGCCGGGATATGGCGGCTCCTGTTTTCCGAAAGACACGCTTGCACTGGTCAAAACCGCCGAGGATTTCAATGCTTCCGTCAGCATCGTGGAGGATGTTGTCCGCTACAATGATGCGCGCAAGAAATCCATGGCAGCCCGGGTTATTGCCGCTGCAGGTGGTGACGTGAGCGGGAAAGTCATTGCCATTCTGGGCCTTGCCTTCAAGCCGGAAACCGATGATATGCGGGACAGCCCGTCCCTGGACATGATCCCCCTCTTGATGGAAGCCGGGGCAAGCATCAACGCCTATGATCCCGCGGCCATGGAACAGGCCGCCCCGCTTCTGCCCAAAGATGTCAATTACTGCAAGAGCGCTCTTGAAACCGTTTCATCGGCAGATATCACGGTCATTGTCACCGAGTGGAACGAATTCAGGGCACTTGCCCCTGCTGATCTCGCTTCAGCCATGCGAGGTGATATTGTGGTCGATCTCAGGAATATCTATGATCCTGCAGCCTTGGGCAGGGCCGGGTTGATGGTTTCGAATATCGGCCGGCCTCAACAGGTGTAG
- a CDS encoding FKBP-type peptidyl-prolyl cis-trans isomerase, protein MTSAQAGDLEIEVVAVGDGIIAETGMRVSVHYRGELLDGTVFDDSSRRGQPISFVLGQGQVIPGWEQGIAGMKVGEKRILTIPPELGYGSAGAGNVIPPDATLIFHVELMDAAEPVTLVEATPEDLKSARDSGVTIIDIRREDEWASTGVIEGAHLITAFTEQGQLHPEFQEKFSALVPNREVPVLLYCRTGNRSSVLGQALINELEFINVTHLTDGMIGWLEDGHPVTDYK, encoded by the coding sequence ATGACATCTGCACAAGCGGGAGATCTTGAAATCGAAGTTGTGGCCGTCGGCGATGGCATAATTGCCGAGACGGGGATGCGTGTATCGGTTCATTACCGGGGAGAGCTGCTGGATGGCACGGTCTTTGATGATTCATCGAGGCGCGGCCAGCCGATCAGTTTTGTCCTCGGCCAGGGGCAGGTCATTCCGGGATGGGAGCAAGGCATTGCCGGCATGAAAGTCGGGGAAAAGCGAATACTTACCATTCCCCCTGAACTTGGATACGGCAGCGCCGGTGCTGGCAATGTCATCCCGCCTGATGCAACGCTGATCTTCCATGTGGAACTCATGGACGCGGCGGAACCGGTCACCCTTGTTGAGGCCACGCCAGAAGACCTCAAATCCGCGCGAGATAGCGGCGTGACAATCATTGACATCCGCCGTGAAGATGAATGGGCTTCCACCGGCGTTATTGAAGGTGCGCATCTGATCACGGCCTTCACCGAACAAGGACAGCTTCACCCCGAATTTCAAGAGAAGTTTTCAGCACTTGTGCCAAACCGTGAAGTCCCTGTTTTGCTTTACTGCCGAACAGGAAACAGATCATCTGTTCTGGGGCAGGCACTCATCAATGAGCTTGAATTCATCAACGTGACGCATCTGACGGATGGTATGATCGGCTGGCTCGAAGACGGACACCCCGTTACGGACTATAAATAG
- a CDS encoding ABC transporter ATP-binding protein, with translation MTMRKKAKSSGKELLLQMRNVSIKGRSDETWIDIINSVDLDLNRGEVLGLIGESGAGKSTLGLAAMGFTRDGCKITEGSITFDGIDLLSQSRDQLRQLRGRRIAYVAQSAAASFNPAHKLIDQFAEAPLQHGVMAREDAVSYAIDLFDRMNLPDPENFGFRYSHEVSGGQLQRAMTAMALSCRPDLIIFDEPTTALDVTTQIEVLAAIREIVKEFNTAAIYISHDLAVVAQMADKIKVLLKGDEVEQASTKTMLKSPKEDYTKSLWAVRKFVRKEKKEDKAQAPVLEIRNITAGYSSHVDVLKDVSFSISKGRTVAVVGESGSGKSTTARVITGLLTPREGEVLFEGEQLPASYGSRSRDQLRRIQMIYQMADTALNPKLRIRELLGRPASMFLGLRGKALDERVRDLLRMIEMEPDQYIDRLPSELSGGQKQRIGIARAIAAEPSIIICDEVTSALDQIVAEGILKLLDRLQGELSLSYMFITHDLATVRAIADQVIVMKDGLVVEKGQKSEVFAPPHHPYTELLLGSVPDMDPTWLDRLLETRGVDNIGDAAIARMK, from the coding sequence ATGACCATGCGCAAGAAGGCTAAATCCAGCGGCAAGGAGCTTTTGCTCCAGATGCGTAATGTGTCGATCAAGGGGCGCAGTGACGAAACCTGGATTGATATTATCAATTCGGTGGATCTTGACCTCAACCGCGGGGAGGTGCTGGGACTCATCGGCGAATCCGGCGCCGGAAAGTCCACGCTTGGTCTTGCTGCCATGGGTTTCACCCGTGATGGCTGCAAGATAACCGAAGGCTCCATCACCTTTGACGGCATTGATCTGTTAAGCCAGAGCAGGGATCAGCTTCGCCAGTTGCGTGGCCGCCGCATCGCCTATGTTGCCCAGTCCGCTGCCGCCAGTTTCAATCCCGCGCATAAACTCATTGACCAGTTTGCCGAAGCGCCGCTCCAGCATGGTGTCATGGCCCGTGAAGATGCGGTTTCCTATGCAATTGATCTTTTTGATCGAATGAATTTGCCTGATCCGGAAAATTTTGGTTTTCGCTATTCCCACGAAGTTTCAGGTGGTCAATTGCAACGCGCAATGACGGCGATGGCTCTTTCCTGCCGTCCGGACCTTATCATTTTTGATGAGCCGACCACGGCGCTTGATGTCACCACCCAGATTGAAGTGCTGGCAGCTATCCGTGAAATCGTCAAGGAATTTAATACCGCGGCGATCTATATCAGCCATGATCTGGCGGTGGTAGCCCAGATGGCAGACAAGATCAAGGTGCTGCTGAAGGGGGATGAGGTAGAACAGGCGTCAACAAAAACCATGTTGAAATCCCCAAAAGAAGACTACACGAAGTCACTCTGGGCCGTACGAAAATTCGTGCGCAAGGAGAAGAAGGAAGACAAAGCCCAAGCCCCCGTCCTGGAAATCCGGAATATCACCGCAGGCTATTCCAGCCATGTTGATGTGCTCAAAGATGTGTCCTTCAGCATAAGCAAAGGGCGTACGGTTGCCGTAGTCGGGGAATCCGGAAGCGGCAAGTCGACGACGGCCCGGGTGATAACAGGCCTTTTGACCCCGCGTGAGGGGGAGGTCCTTTTTGAAGGTGAACAACTTCCGGCCAGCTACGGAAGCCGAAGCCGTGATCAATTGCGCCGGATACAGATGATCTATCAGATGGCGGATACCGCCCTTAACCCGAAACTTCGTATCCGCGAACTTCTCGGGCGTCCGGCCAGCATGTTTCTCGGGCTCAGGGGTAAAGCGCTCGATGAACGGGTGCGTGATCTCTTGCGCATGATTGAGATGGAGCCCGATCAGTATATCGACCGTCTTCCGTCGGAGCTTTCAGGCGGCCAGAAACAGCGTATCGGGATTGCCCGTGCCATCGCCGCTGAACCCAGCATCATCATCTGCGATGAAGTCACCAGCGCCCTTGATCAAATCGTTGCCGAGGGGATTTTGAAACTTCTTGATCGCCTGCAGGGAGAGCTCAGCCTTTCCTATATGTTTATCACCCATGATCTGGCAACGGTCCGGGCCATTGCGGATCAGGTCATCGTCATGAAAGATGGACTGGTGGTTGAAAAAGGCCAGAAATCGGAGGTTTTTGCCCCTCCGCATCATCCATATACCGAGTTGCTACTCGGCTCGGTTCCGGATATGGATCCAACCTGGCTTGATCGGCTGCTTGAGACGCGCGGGGTAGATAATATCGGTGATGCGGCTATTGCCAGGATGAAGTAA
- a CDS encoding ABC transporter permease, with protein MIILNFLLWVVVVACGALGVGYVFREVLLRVVGNDLAKIVRTLPLTASLGIFVILIYVVCAVFAPIIAPYGEADILAGSFEPWSSTYWLGTDNLGRDVFTRLIYGARNTVGIAFLVTSLAFLMGTLLGIYAALKSGIIDQVLSRIVDVLMAIPSLIFSLLMLTIFGTSVVSLVLVIATIDSTRVFRIARAVALNIVQLDYIEAAKLRGEGSFHLISREILPNALAPLAAEFGLRFCFVFLMISALSFMGLGLQPPTADWGSMVRDNAELISFGDITPLIPAGAIAFLTIAVNFVVDWLLHRASGLKE; from the coding sequence ATGATCATCTTAAATTTCCTTCTCTGGGTTGTTGTTGTTGCCTGTGGTGCACTCGGTGTCGGGTATGTATTTCGTGAAGTTCTTCTTCGGGTGGTTGGCAATGATCTTGCCAAGATTGTCCGCACCCTGCCATTAACCGCGAGCCTCGGCATCTTTGTTATCCTCATCTATGTCGTCTGCGCTGTATTCGCGCCGATTATTGCACCATATGGTGAAGCCGATATTCTTGCCGGATCATTTGAACCCTGGTCTTCCACCTATTGGCTCGGAACAGACAATCTCGGCCGCGATGTCTTCACCCGCCTCATCTATGGTGCCCGCAACACGGTAGGCATAGCTTTTCTGGTAACCTCGCTTGCTTTCCTGATGGGGACGCTGCTCGGCATTTATGCGGCGCTGAAATCAGGTATCATCGATCAGGTGCTCAGCCGCATTGTTGATGTGCTGATGGCGATCCCGTCGCTGATCTTCTCGCTACTCATGCTGACGATATTCGGCACATCCGTTGTCAGTCTGGTTCTGGTCATTGCAACGATTGATTCCACCCGTGTGTTCCGTATTGCGCGGGCGGTTGCGCTCAATATTGTTCAGCTTGATTATATTGAGGCGGCCAAATTGAGGGGAGAGGGGTCGTTTCACCTGATCAGCCGGGAAATTCTGCCCAACGCTCTGGCCCCGCTTGCCGCCGAATTCGGCCTCAGATTCTGTTTTGTTTTCCTGATGATATCCGCGCTTTCCTTTATGGGGCTTGGCCTGCAACCGCCTACCGCTGACTGGGGATCCATGGTGCGGGATAACGCGGAACTGATCAGCTTTGGCGATATAACGCCGCTCATACCGGCCGGAGCTATCGCTTTCCTGACGATTGCCGTGAATTTTGTGGTCGACTGGCTACTGCATCGGGCCAGTGGCCTGAAGGAATAG
- a CDS encoding ABC transporter permease has translation MKNLILMIVKRLALGVLTLIMLSLLIFLSVEALPGDLAQEILGQQATPETVAAIRRELGLDLPAHIRYLNWLGGMLQGDFGNSLALRKPIIGLIAPRLENTLFLTLYTACIAVPLSLVLGMMASLFRNGYFDRISNASALASISMPEFFVGYILIYLLALTGYFPSMANINANTPLLEKLYICFLPALTLTLVVTAHMMRMTRAAIINILALPYIEMAHLKGIRPRRIITRHALPNAIAPIVNVVALNLAYLITGVVIVEIVFVFPGLGQLMVDGVKFRDIPVVQATSLVFASAYVGLNLLADIISTISNPRLMRQR, from the coding sequence ATGAAAAATCTTATCCTGATGATAGTTAAAAGACTGGCGCTCGGTGTGTTGACACTGATCATGCTGTCCTTGCTCATATTTCTCTCGGTCGAAGCCCTGCCGGGGGATCTGGCCCAGGAAATTCTGGGCCAGCAGGCTACACCTGAAACCGTGGCGGCCATCCGCCGTGAACTCGGGCTCGATCTGCCGGCTCATATCCGATACCTGAACTGGCTTGGCGGCATGCTGCAGGGAGATTTTGGCAATTCGCTTGCTCTTCGCAAGCCGATCATTGGCCTGATAGCCCCGCGTCTTGAAAATACCTTGTTCCTGACCCTTTATACCGCATGTATTGCGGTGCCGCTTTCGCTGGTGCTCGGGATGATGGCGTCGCTTTTCCGCAACGGCTATTTTGACCGCATTTCAAATGCATCGGCGCTGGCGTCGATTTCAATGCCGGAATTCTTTGTGGGGTATATCCTCATCTATCTTCTGGCGTTGACGGGATATTTTCCTTCCATGGCTAATATCAACGCCAACACACCGTTGCTCGAAAAACTTTATATCTGTTTTCTGCCGGCGCTAACCCTGACACTTGTAGTGACGGCCCATATGATGCGGATGACTCGCGCCGCCATCATCAACATTCTTGCCCTTCCCTATATCGAGATGGCCCATCTTAAAGGAATACGGCCCCGGCGAATTATCACCCGGCACGCCCTGCCGAACGCCATTGCGCCGATCGTCAACGTGGTTGCGCTCAACCTTGCCTATCTGATTACAGGTGTCGTGATTGTAGAAATCGTTTTTGTCTTCCCTGGCCTGGGGCAGCTTATGGTCGATGGGGTGAAGTTCCGTGATATCCCGGTTGTGCAGGCAACGTCGCTTGTTTTTGCCAGCGCCTATGTCGGGCTTAACCTTCTGGCCGATATCATTTCCACCATCTCGAACCCGCGCCTGATGCGGCAACGATAA
- a CDS encoding ABC transporter substrate-binding protein, translating into MENSDNCQKYKISAEVSDRETQIKADKLQESYASGKIGRRGFMTGALALGVSLTGASTVVEEVLAATPKAGGRLKIGITGGATSDVLDPGQILDAYMINVSMGQVRPNMTKIMPDGSAQGDLVESWEASNGAKTWKFNVRKGVEFHNGKTLDSTDIVDSIRHHMGPDSKSGGSGVVSGIASIRTDGKDGVIIELNEGNGDLPILLSDYHLNICPSNGDETIDWQSGIGAGAYVLAEHEPGVRTLTKKFANYWNTGNDSFFDEVETLGINDPTARMSALSTGAVDAINNVPAKTAKRLGNMPNVKTLISTGNKQATMPMLCDMEPYTDQNVRNAMKHMLNRQELLDKIFYGYGQLGNDNPVGPANYFRATTDELPQREYDPEKAKFYLKEAGLSSLSVQFHAADTGFAGAVDAGALMRESAKAAGIDIEVVREPNDGYWSNVWMVKPWSACYWSGRPTEDWIFSQIYYSKADWNDTHWKNASFDKLLVEARSETDEAKRREKYVEMQRIVHTDGGLILPVFLSEIMGYRSSVNVPGQVANNWELDGHLCARRWWTA; encoded by the coding sequence TTGGAAAATTCTGACAATTGCCAAAAATACAAAATCTCTGCCGAGGTATCGGATAGGGAAACTCAGATCAAAGCAGACAAACTTCAGGAAAGCTATGCGTCGGGCAAGATCGGCCGTCGTGGTTTCATGACCGGGGCGCTGGCTCTTGGTGTGTCGCTTACCGGCGCGTCTACGGTAGTTGAAGAAGTTCTTGCCGCAACGCCCAAGGCTGGCGGACGGCTGAAAATCGGGATCACCGGTGGTGCTACCAGTGATGTTCTTGATCCGGGCCAGATCCTTGATGCCTACATGATCAACGTATCCATGGGGCAGGTTCGCCCGAATATGACAAAGATCATGCCAGATGGTTCGGCACAAGGTGATCTTGTCGAAAGCTGGGAAGCATCCAACGGCGCCAAGACATGGAAGTTCAATGTCCGCAAGGGCGTGGAATTCCATAATGGCAAGACCCTGGACTCGACCGATATCGTCGATTCAATCCGCCATCACATGGGGCCGGATTCCAAGTCTGGTGGTAGCGGTGTTGTTTCCGGCATTGCCTCTATTCGCACCGATGGCAAAGACGGCGTGATTATCGAGCTGAATGAAGGTAATGGCGATTTGCCGATCCTGCTTTCAGACTATCACCTCAATATCTGCCCATCCAACGGGGACGAAACCATTGACTGGCAGTCGGGTATCGGCGCAGGCGCCTATGTCCTTGCCGAGCATGAGCCAGGCGTGCGGACACTGACGAAGAAATTCGCCAATTACTGGAACACCGGGAATGACTCCTTCTTTGATGAAGTCGAAACCCTCGGGATCAACGACCCGACCGCGCGGATGTCTGCGCTTTCCACGGGTGCGGTCGATGCTATCAACAACGTTCCGGCGAAGACAGCAAAGCGCCTCGGCAACATGCCGAACGTGAAGACACTGATCTCCACCGGTAACAAGCAGGCTACCATGCCGATGCTCTGCGACATGGAACCATACACCGATCAGAATGTCCGGAATGCGATGAAGCATATGCTCAATCGTCAGGAACTTCTTGACAAAATCTTCTATGGATATGGCCAGCTTGGTAACGATAACCCGGTTGGGCCGGCGAACTATTTCCGGGCGACCACCGATGAGTTGCCACAGCGTGAATACGATCCGGAAAAGGCAAAGTTCTACCTCAAGGAAGCTGGACTAAGCAGCCTTTCGGTTCAGTTCCATGCCGCTGATACCGGTTTTGCTGGTGCGGTTGACGCTGGTGCACTGATGCGCGAGTCCGCCAAAGCTGCCGGCATCGACATTGAAGTCGTGCGTGAGCCTAACGATGGCTACTGGTCCAATGTCTGGATGGTCAAGCCATGGTCGGCCTGCTACTGGAGCGGCCGTCCGACCGAGGACTGGATCTTCTCACAGATCTATTACTCAAAGGCGGACTGGAACGACACCCACTGGAAGAACGCGTCGTTCGACAAACTGCTGGTTGAGGCACGGTCCGAGACCGATGAAGCCAAGCGCCGTGAGAAATATGTAGAAATGCAGCGTATTGTTCACACGGATGGCGGGCTCATTCTGCCGGTCTTCCTCAGTGAGATCATGGGCTATCGCTCTTCCGTCAACGTTCCTGGCCAGGTTGCAAACAACTGGGAGCTTGACGGGCATCTCTGCGCTCGTCGTTGGTGGACTGCGTAA
- a CDS encoding amino acid synthesis family protein — translation MELIIRKIVTYKETVLVDGEKEASPPLEIFGAAAVVRNPWAGRGYVEDLMPEIRAFGPILGEKLTEEMLKLAGGSGDAIEAFGKAAMAGVDCELEHGSALIHTLHFGNFFRKAVQGKSYLGFTNTRGPANTQINIPLMDKNDTGRRSHYLTVQMHIADAPAGNELIAAFGGATGGRPHHRIGDRYSDLASIGADLDNPAGV, via the coding sequence ATGGAACTGATCATCCGGAAAATTGTCACATATAAAGAGACGGTGCTTGTCGATGGTGAAAAGGAAGCCTCGCCGCCGCTTGAAATTTTCGGCGCCGCCGCGGTTGTCCGGAATCCCTGGGCAGGGCGCGGCTATGTTGAAGATCTGATGCCGGAGATCAGGGCGTTCGGCCCCATACTGGGCGAAAAACTGACCGAAGAGATGCTGAAACTTGCCGGAGGTTCAGGTGATGCGATCGAAGCTTTCGGCAAGGCAGCCATGGCTGGCGTGGATTGCGAACTTGAGCATGGCTCGGCGCTTATCCACACCCTTCATTTCGGGAATTTCTTTCGCAAGGCGGTTCAGGGTAAATCCTATCTCGGGTTTACCAATACGCGCGGTCCCGCCAATACCCAGATCAATATTCCGCTGATGGATAAAAACGATACGGGCCGCAGATCACATTACCTGACCGTGCAGATGCATATTGCCGATGCGCCGGCCGGAAATGAACTGATCGCGGCCTTTGGTGGCGCAACCGGCGGACGGCCGCATCACCGCATCGGTGACCGCTACAGTGATCTGGCTTCAATAGGGGCGGATCTGGATAACCCGGCTGGTGTCTGA
- a CDS encoding alpha/beta fold hydrolase has translation MIRTGSTTVDGTFCRLFERGKVGVPILLIHGLGLNQEMWAAQIDALAERGPVITYDLFGHGVSPPPPETPCLGLFADQAASVLEHFGYENAVIAGFSLGGMIARRIAMTYPEMTMALVVLHSPHQRTSAEHDSIQARVHQAEKHGPAATVDAAIERWFTEDFRAKAPQVIQQVKDWVMANDPGIYPPIYQVLVDGVDELISPSPPVRCPALVMTGDEDFGNHPAMSAAIAREIEGAELVVLNGLRHMAMMEAPEIFNPPLLRFLDQLPSGKSMPPQEKTMIKGENSWN, from the coding sequence ATGATCCGAACCGGCAGCACAACAGTTGACGGCACGTTCTGCCGTCTTTTTGAAAGGGGCAAGGTAGGGGTGCCGATACTTCTGATTCACGGGCTCGGGCTTAATCAGGAGATGTGGGCAGCCCAGATTGATGCGCTGGCGGAACGCGGCCCGGTGATAACGTATGATCTGTTCGGACATGGCGTCTCACCGCCGCCGCCTGAAACGCCCTGCCTTGGTCTTTTTGCCGATCAGGCGGCAAGTGTCCTTGAGCATTTCGGATATGAAAACGCGGTGATTGCCGGATTTTCCCTCGGCGGGATGATTGCCCGCCGGATTGCCATGACCTATCCTGAAATGACGATGGCGCTCGTTGTTCTGCATTCTCCCCATCAAAGAACCAGCGCCGAACATGACTCGATTCAGGCGCGCGTCCATCAGGCCGAAAAGCACGGCCCCGCGGCTACGGTGGATGCAGCGATTGAGCGCTGGTTTACCGAAGATTTTCGCGCGAAAGCCCCTCAGGTGATCCAGCAGGTCAAGGATTGGGTCATGGCGAATGATCCCGGGATCTACCCGCCGATTTATCAGGTTCTGGTCGATGGTGTGGATGAACTGATTTCACCATCTCCGCCCGTCAGATGTCCGGCTCTTGTCATGACCGGGGATGAAGATTTCGGCAATCATCCGGCGATGAGCGCTGCCATTGCACGGGAAATAGAAGGCGCGGAACTGGTTGTGCTGAATGGGCTGCGGCATATGGCGATGATGGAAGCGCCGGAGATTTTCAATCCCCCTTTGCTGCGTTTTCTGGATCAACTGCCATCGGGAAAATCCATGCCGCCACAAGAAAAGACCATGATCAAGGGAGAAAATTCATGGAACTGA
- a CDS encoding RidA family protein translates to MGKKVIGDPLIINGRRLSLSRAVRAGDFVYLTGQVPMKDGKVMTDGTIEDQTRAVLEDIKATLKMAGCGMEDVVKAMVWLTSREDFPGFNAVYAEYFPNDPPARSAVVNDLLVDVRVEVEVVAWRPEDV, encoded by the coding sequence ATGGGAAAGAAGGTCATTGGCGATCCGCTCATTATCAATGGCCGCAGACTGTCGCTTTCGCGGGCTGTTCGGGCAGGGGATTTTGTGTATCTGACCGGCCAGGTGCCCATGAAGGACGGCAAGGTCATGACCGATGGCACGATCGAAGATCAGACCCGCGCGGTGCTAGAAGATATCAAGGCGACTCTCAAGATGGCCGGATGCGGCATGGAGGACGTGGTGAAAGCCATGGTCTGGCTGACCTCCCGGGAAGATTTCCCCGGCTTCAATGCCGTCTATGCGGAATATTTCCCCAATGATCCTCCCGCCCGCTCGGCGGTGGTAAATGATCTGCTGGTGGATGTCCGCGTTGAGGTTGAAGTCGTTGCATGGAGGCCTGAAGACGTCTGA
- a CDS encoding aldehyde dehydrogenase, which produces MSDLVHYKMFINGEWRNASDGKSFESINPATEQPWCTVPEATEDDINMAVETAHQAFTSGEWATLTPTARGKYLRRLAELLDQQSEHLGRIETIDTGKMLKETRWQAKYIAEFFHFYAGCADKISGQTLPIDKPDMLTMTFREPLGVVAAVVPWNSQLFLVAVKIGPALAAGNTVVLKASEHASAAMLEFGKLIEEAGFPKGVVNIVTGHADPCGKVLTSHSLVQRISFTGGTSAARHVVRNSAENFAQVSLELGGKSPFIVFGDANVESAVNGSIAGIFGASGQSCVAGSRLYLNNSIADEFLERMLDQASRIRIGDPLAEETQMGPLATFAQIEHIEHQVKLAREEGGTVLTGGKRPKTPNAGWYYEPTIIECPRQDLTIVDTELFGPVLSVLRFDEEDEVTTLANDSKFGLAAGVFTRDSARALRMTKALRAGIVWVNTYRVVSPIAEFGGFKESGYGRESGMQAIYDYTRPKTAWINISDEPMANPFVMR; this is translated from the coding sequence ATGTCAGACCTCGTGCATTATAAGATGTTCATCAATGGCGAATGGCGGAATGCCAGTGACGGCAAAAGTTTCGAAAGCATCAATCCGGCGACCGAACAGCCCTGGTGCACCGTGCCGGAGGCGACGGAAGATGATATCAATATGGCGGTTGAAACAGCGCATCAGGCTTTTACTTCAGGCGAATGGGCAACGCTGACCCCGACCGCACGCGGCAAATACCTGCGCCGTCTTGCGGAACTCCTTGATCAGCAATCGGAACATCTTGGCCGCATTGAGACCATTGATACAGGAAAGATGCTGAAGGAAACGCGTTGGCAGGCAAAATACATTGCCGAGTTTTTCCATTTCTATGCCGGCTGTGCCGACAAGATCAGCGGCCAGACGCTGCCCATCGACAAGCCTGACATGCTGACGATGACGTTCCGGGAACCGCTCGGTGTCGTGGCGGCGGTTGTCCCCTGGAATTCCCAGCTCTTTCTGGTTGCGGTAAAGATCGGCCCGGCGCTGGCCGCGGGCAATACCGTGGTGCTGAAAGCGTCCGAACATGCTTCGGCGGCCATGCTCGAATTTGGCAAACTCATTGAGGAAGCCGGTTTCCCCAAAGGAGTGGTGAATATTGTCACCGGACATGCGGACCCTTGCGGCAAAGTGCTGACCTCGCATTCGCTTGTCCAGCGGATCAGTTTTACCGGCGGCACATCGGCGGCACGCCATGTGGTCCGCAATTCGGCAGAGAATTTTGCGCAAGTTTCCCTTGAACTTGGCGGCAAATCCCCTTTCATCGTCTTTGGTGATGCCAATGTCGAAAGCGCGGTGAACGGCTCGATCGCCGGTATCTTCGGCGCCAGTGGCCAGAGCTGCGTTGCGGGCTCCAGGCTTTATCTCAATAACAGCATCGCTGACGAATTTCTTGAACGCATGCTGGATCAGGCAAGCCGGATACGCATTGGTGATCCGCTCGCGGAAGAGACACAGATGGGCCCGCTTGCCACCTTTGCCCAGATCGAGCATATCGAACACCAGGTGAAACTGGCCCGGGAAGAAGGCGGAACGGTGCTGACTGGCGGCAAACGCCCCAAGACACCGAATGCCGGCTGGTATTACGAGCCCACCATCATCGAATGCCCGCGCCAGGACCTGACCATCGTTGATACCGAACTGTTCGGCCCGGTGCTGAGTGTTCTTCGCTTTGATGAAGAAGACGAGGTGACCACCCTTGCCAATGACAGCAAATTCGGGCTGGCGGCCGGGGTCTTCACCCGTGACAGCGCCCGCGCGCTGCGGATGACGAAAGCGCTGAGGGCAGGGATTGTGTGGGTGAACACCTACCGTGTTGTCTCCCCGATTGCCGAATTTGGCGGGTTCAAGGAATCCGGTTATGGAAGAGAAAGCGGGATGCAGGCCATCTATGACTACACGCGGCCGAAGACAGCCTGGATCAATATCTCGGATGAACCCATGGCCAACCCGTTTGTCATGCGCTAG